From a single Streptomyces liliifuscus genomic region:
- a CDS encoding glycoside hydrolase family 3 protein — MTTIASGTDTLTRDALAVLQPGFTGTSAPSWLLRRLGEGLASVGLFGRNIATPAQVAALTAQLRAERDDVLVAIDEEGGDVTRLEVRTGSSFPGNHALGAVDDTGLTEAVAHELGRRLAACGVNLNWAPSADINSNSDNPVIGVRSFGADTSLVARHTAAYVSGLQSAGVAACTKHFPGHGDTAVDSHHAMPRIDADLAVLESRELVPFRAAIEAGTRAVMSAHILVPALDPVHPATLSRRILTGLLREELGYDGLIVTDGMEMQAISATYGIERGSVLAIAAGADAICVGGGLSDEPTVLRLRDALVAAVRSGELPEERLADAAARVRALASWTASTHPTPSTPASAVSAAGTEAGSAAGSDARTDVGLVAARRALTVTRGAHFAPVTEAPYVAAFTPVANIAVGDETPWGVAAELRRMLPGTETGSFTGERAGAEALAAAGSRRVVAVVRDAHRHTWMAEALDTLLAARPDTVVVEMGVPQSPPRGALHIATHGAARVCGLAAAEAIAGA; from the coding sequence ATGACCACCATCGCCTCCGGCACGGACACGCTGACCCGTGACGCCCTTGCCGTCCTGCAGCCCGGCTTCACCGGGACCTCGGCTCCCTCCTGGCTGCTGCGGCGGCTGGGCGAAGGCCTCGCCTCCGTCGGCCTGTTCGGCCGCAACATCGCCACGCCCGCCCAGGTGGCAGCCCTGACGGCCCAGTTGCGCGCGGAACGCGACGACGTGCTGGTCGCCATCGACGAGGAGGGCGGTGACGTCACCCGTCTGGAGGTGCGTACGGGGTCCTCGTTCCCCGGCAACCACGCGCTGGGCGCGGTCGACGACACCGGGCTGACCGAGGCGGTCGCCCACGAGCTGGGCCGCCGGCTGGCCGCCTGTGGCGTGAACCTCAACTGGGCGCCGTCCGCCGACATCAACTCCAACTCCGACAACCCCGTCATCGGCGTACGGTCCTTCGGCGCCGACACCTCACTGGTGGCCCGGCACACGGCCGCGTACGTCTCCGGGCTGCAGTCCGCCGGGGTCGCCGCCTGTACCAAGCACTTCCCGGGCCACGGCGACACGGCGGTCGACTCGCACCACGCGATGCCGCGCATCGACGCGGACCTCGCGGTCCTGGAGTCCCGCGAACTGGTGCCGTTCCGCGCGGCCATCGAGGCGGGCACCCGTGCCGTGATGAGCGCGCACATCCTGGTCCCGGCCCTGGACCCTGTCCACCCCGCGACCCTCTCGCGCCGCATCCTCACCGGTCTGCTCCGCGAGGAACTGGGCTACGACGGCCTGATCGTCACCGACGGCATGGAGATGCAGGCCATCTCGGCGACCTACGGCATCGAACGGGGCAGTGTCCTCGCGATCGCCGCCGGCGCCGACGCCATCTGCGTGGGCGGCGGACTCTCCGACGAGCCGACGGTCCTGCGACTGCGGGACGCCCTGGTCGCGGCGGTCCGCTCGGGCGAACTCCCCGAGGAACGCCTGGCGGACGCGGCGGCCCGCGTCAGAGCACTGGCGTCCTGGACGGCTTCGACGCACCCGACACCTTCAACACCCGCGTCGGCAGTTTCCGCAGCGGGGACCGAGGCGGGGTCCGCTGCGGGCTCCGACGCGAGGACCGACGTCGGGCTGGTGGCGGCCCGACGGGCGCTGACGGTCACGCGCGGAGCGCACTTCGCACCGGTCACCGAGGCTCCGTACGTCGCCGCCTTCACCCCCGTCGCCAACATCGCCGTCGGTGACGAGACCCCCTGGGGCGTCGCCGCCGAACTGCGGCGCATGCTGCCGGGCACGGAGACCGGGAGCTTCACGGGGGAGCGCGCCGGGGCCGAGGCCCTCGCGGCGGCCGGCTCCCGCCGCGTGGTCGCGGTGGTCCGCGACGCCCACCGCCACACCTGGATGGCCGAGGCCCTCGACACCCTGCTCGCCGCCCGCCCCGACACGGTCGTGGTCGAGATGGGCGTGCCGCAGTCACCGCCCCGGGGCGCCCTCCACATCGCCACCCACGGCGCGGCCCGCGTCTGCGGCCTCGCGGCGGCGGAGGCCATCGCCGGGGCGTGA
- the nagB gene encoding glucosamine-6-phosphate deaminase, translating to MEVVIVSDAKAGGELIAEAMAELLRHKPDALLGVATGSTPLPIYQALAAKVDSGAVDASRARVAQLDEYVGLPAEHPESYRSVLRREVLKPLGLDVDAFIGPDGTAEDVRAACEAYDKALAEAGGVDLQLLGIGTDGHIGFNEPCSSLASRTRIKTLTEQTRVDNARFFEGDIEQVPHHVITQGIGTILEARHLVLLATGEGKADAVAATVEGPVAAVCPASALQLHPHATVVVDEAAASKLKLADYFRHTYANKPDWQGI from the coding sequence GTGGAAGTTGTCATCGTTTCGGACGCCAAGGCGGGTGGCGAGCTCATTGCCGAGGCCATGGCGGAGCTGCTCCGGCACAAGCCCGACGCACTGCTCGGGGTGGCCACCGGCTCGACGCCGCTGCCCATCTACCAGGCGCTGGCGGCGAAGGTGGATTCCGGGGCCGTGGACGCCTCGCGGGCGCGGGTCGCGCAGCTCGACGAGTACGTGGGACTGCCGGCCGAGCATCCCGAGTCGTACCGGTCGGTGCTGCGGCGCGAGGTGCTGAAGCCGTTGGGGCTGGACGTCGACGCGTTCATAGGACCTGACGGGACCGCCGAGGACGTGCGGGCGGCGTGCGAGGCGTACGACAAGGCGCTCGCCGAGGCCGGCGGGGTCGATCTCCAGCTCCTCGGGATCGGGACCGACGGGCACATCGGGTTCAACGAGCCGTGTTCGTCGCTCGCCTCGCGTACGCGGATCAAGACCCTCACCGAGCAGACGCGGGTGGACAACGCCCGGTTCTTCGAGGGCGACATCGAGCAGGTGCCGCATCACGTGATCACCCAGGGGATCGGGACGATTCTGGAGGCACGGCATCTGGTGCTGCTCGCCACGGGTGAGGGCAAGGCGGATGCCGTCGCGGCGACCGTCGAGGGGCCCGTCGCCGCGGTGTGCCCCGCGTCGGCGCTCCAGTTGCATCCGCATGCCACGGTCGTCGTGGACGAGGCGGCCGCGTCCAAGCTGAAGCTCGCGGACTACTTCCGGCACACGTACGCCAACAAGCCGGACTGGCAGGGTATTTAG
- a CDS encoding SIS domain-containing protein produces the protein MTATPPDPQPDAQPASAESDRPGRIMAREMAEQPAVLRRILEEGAPRIQDVAQQVAARKPRFVLLTARGTSDNAALYAKYLLEIRLGLPCGLASMSTTTAYGARPDLTDVLVIVVSQSGGSPDLVASTRAAREAGAITLAVTNNPDSPLAAVSEYHIDIMAGPEKALPATKTYTASLLALYLFVEGLRGGDGAQAKVLPDLAEQLLVRQDEIRALASRYRFAERMVITSRGYGYPTAKEAALKLMETSYIPALSYSGADLLHGPLAMVDNISPVIAVVTDGKGGAALQPVLDRLRGRGADLVVIGPRPQVEQASAGFVLPTEGVAEEVQPILEILPLQLLAYEVTIARGQDPDAPRALAKVTETR, from the coding sequence ATGACCGCCACCCCGCCGGACCCCCAGCCCGACGCGCAGCCGGCATCCGCCGAGTCCGACCGCCCGGGCCGGATCATGGCCCGCGAGATGGCCGAGCAGCCCGCCGTCCTGCGACGGATCCTGGAGGAGGGCGCCCCGCGCATCCAGGACGTGGCCCAGCAGGTCGCCGCCCGCAAGCCCCGCTTCGTGCTGCTCACCGCCCGAGGGACCTCCGACAACGCCGCCCTCTACGCCAAGTACCTCCTGGAGATCCGCCTCGGCCTGCCGTGCGGCCTCGCCTCCATGTCGACCACGACGGCCTACGGTGCCCGCCCCGACCTCACCGACGTCCTGGTGATCGTGGTCAGCCAGTCCGGCGGCTCCCCGGACCTGGTGGCCTCGACCCGGGCCGCCCGCGAGGCCGGCGCCATCACGCTCGCGGTGACCAACAACCCGGACTCACCGCTGGCAGCCGTCTCCGAGTACCACATCGACATCATGGCCGGGCCGGAGAAGGCCCTCCCCGCGACCAAGACCTACACCGCCTCCCTCCTCGCCCTCTATCTCTTCGTCGAAGGACTGCGCGGCGGCGACGGCGCCCAGGCCAAGGTGCTCCCCGACCTCGCCGAGCAACTGCTCGTCCGCCAGGACGAGATCCGTGCCCTCGCCTCGCGCTACCGCTTCGCCGAGCGCATGGTGATCACCTCCCGCGGCTACGGCTATCCCACCGCCAAGGAAGCCGCACTCAAGCTCATGGAGACCAGCTACATCCCCGCCCTCTCCTACTCCGGCGCGGACCTGCTGCACGGCCCGCTCGCCATGGTCGACAACATCTCCCCGGTCATCGCGGTCGTCACCGACGGCAAGGGCGGCGCGGCACTCCAGCCCGTGCTCGACCGGCTGCGCGGACGCGGCGCCGACCTCGTCGTCATCGGCCCCCGCCCCCAGGTCGAACAGGCCTCCGCCGGCTTCGTCCTGCCCACCGAGGGGGTGGCCGAAGAGGTCCAGCCGATCCTGGAGATCCTCCCGCTCCAGCTCCTCGCCTACGAGGTCACCATCGCCCGCGGCCAGGACCCCGACGCACCCCGCGCCCTCGCGAAGGTCACAGAAACCCGCTGA